One region of Paenibacillus polymyxa M1 genomic DNA includes:
- a CDS encoding patatin-like phospholipase family protein, protein MLINAVFQGGGVKGISLAGAVKAAEDHDIVFNRLAGTSSGAIVAALLAAGYTADEMKAVIEKTPLVKLLRRSPVFNIKWVGPAARIFLKKGLYSGEALEHWVRELLRAKGVRTFADLPPGKLRIIASDITNGRILVLPEDIKRFGINPSSLEVAKAIRMSTSIPYFFDPVMLRLDSALAKGKTFSQQFVFVVDGALLSNLPLWLFDEPVNEREAKTIPTVGFQMVGKTGTETKVSYIRGPLTMLQAIFDTMLSAHDERYIEQENRYRTIKIPTLGIRTAQFSISLEQSDLLYASGVQAGEAFFHKWSITSYQQQYSKYQLMKDTMYAMK, encoded by the coding sequence ATGCTGATCAATGCTGTGTTCCAGGGTGGAGGGGTTAAGGGAATATCGCTGGCGGGTGCAGTTAAGGCTGCCGAGGATCATGATATTGTATTCAATCGTTTGGCAGGTACATCATCAGGTGCTATTGTAGCTGCTTTATTGGCTGCGGGATATACGGCGGATGAAATGAAAGCCGTAATTGAGAAAACCCCCTTGGTCAAGTTGCTACGACGTTCTCCAGTATTCAACATTAAGTGGGTTGGGCCAGCAGCACGTATCTTTCTTAAAAAAGGGCTCTACTCAGGGGAGGCACTGGAGCATTGGGTACGCGAGCTGTTACGAGCTAAAGGAGTGCGTACGTTCGCGGATCTACCTCCTGGCAAGCTGCGCATTATTGCATCAGACATTACGAATGGACGCATTTTGGTGCTTCCTGAGGACATCAAACGTTTTGGTATAAACCCCTCTTCGCTGGAGGTAGCCAAGGCCATTCGGATGAGCACCAGTATCCCTTATTTTTTTGATCCTGTTATGTTAAGACTTGATTCTGCACTTGCCAAGGGAAAAACCTTTTCCCAGCAATTTGTATTTGTAGTTGACGGGGCCTTGCTCAGTAATTTGCCTTTGTGGCTTTTTGATGAGCCTGTAAATGAACGTGAGGCCAAAACGATTCCAACGGTAGGGTTTCAAATGGTGGGCAAAACAGGGACGGAGACCAAAGTTTCTTATATACGAGGCCCATTGACCATGCTGCAGGCTATTTTTGATACAATGCTATCGGCACATGATGAACGGTATATTGAGCAGGAGAATCGGTATCGGACCATTAAAATTCCAACTTTAGGTATCCGCACAGCACAATTCAGCATTTCACTAGAGCAAAGTGATTTGTTATATGCTTCCGGTGTGCAGGCAGGAGAAGCTTTTTTCCACAAATGGAGTATCACTTCTTACCAGCAGCAGTATAGTAAGTATCAATTGATGAAAGATACCATGTACGCCATGAAATAA
- a CDS encoding DUF1385 domain-containing protein — MSQASKPVSYGGQAVIEGVMFGGKRVNVTAVRRKSGEITYLEVPRKEQSWVSKFRRIPLLRGIVSIIDSSAKGTKHLNYSADAYADDEVDPEERAEQKKKEESRWSLSMMIGVAAVGILSFLFGKIVLTLVPVVVESFLFDGLFHNQILHNLAEGAIKLILLLAYLWGISQTPLIKRLFQYHGAEHKVITAFEAGEELTPANVQKYSRLHYRCGSSFIMLTVIIGVLVYSLFTYDNLWERMGQRLLLLPIVLGLSFEFLKLTNALREIPVLRYLGYPGLWLQLLTTKEPTDDQVEVSIASFKRMLELDAELENVPVKETLNSPVLDPVKG, encoded by the coding sequence TTGTCACAAGCATCCAAGCCTGTGAGCTACGGCGGTCAGGCAGTCATTGAAGGTGTCATGTTCGGCGGCAAGCGTGTCAATGTCACGGCAGTTCGCCGCAAATCTGGCGAAATCACATATTTGGAAGTACCACGTAAGGAGCAATCCTGGGTGTCCAAATTCCGCAGAATTCCGTTATTGCGGGGGATTGTCAGCATCATCGACTCCAGTGCCAAGGGCACCAAGCATTTGAACTATTCAGCCGATGCGTATGCTGATGATGAAGTAGATCCGGAAGAACGCGCTGAACAAAAGAAAAAAGAGGAATCCCGTTGGAGCCTGAGCATGATGATCGGCGTGGCTGCGGTCGGTATATTGTCCTTCCTCTTTGGCAAAATTGTATTAACCCTCGTTCCAGTTGTTGTGGAGAGTTTCCTGTTTGACGGTTTGTTTCACAACCAGATTTTGCATAATCTCGCTGAAGGAGCTATTAAGCTGATTTTGCTGCTGGCTTATTTATGGGGTATTTCCCAGACTCCGTTAATCAAGCGACTGTTTCAATATCACGGCGCGGAGCATAAAGTGATTACTGCATTTGAAGCAGGGGAAGAACTAACTCCAGCCAACGTACAAAAATATAGTCGACTGCATTACCGCTGCGGCAGCAGCTTTATTATGCTCACCGTGATTATCGGGGTACTTGTCTATTCCCTGTTTACCTACGATAATCTGTGGGAGCGCATGGGGCAACGTCTTTTACTGCTTCCGATCGTATTGGGTCTTTCTTTTGAATTCCTCAAGCTGACCAATGCACTTCGGGAAATTCCAGTGCTTCGTTATCTAGGTTACCCCGGCCTATGGCTGCAGTTGCTTACCACCAAAGAACCGACCGATGATCAAGTCGAGGTATCGATTGCCTCATTTAAGCGTATGCTTGAATTGGATGCTGAGTTGGAAAATGTACCTGTAAAGGAGACCCTCAACAGTCCGGTCCTTGATCCTGTGAAAGGATGA
- the splB gene encoding spore photoproduct lyase, producing MSTLERTPVQTRGTKPFMPDLVFFEPDALNYPKGQRIMDWVKAKDIPYRMTTSHNRITNLPGETEVEKYRMAKKTLVVGIRKTLTFDQSKPSAEYAIPISTGCMGHCHYCYLQTTLGAKPYIRIYVNTDDIISAAKGYIEERVPEITRFEAACTSDPVGLEHITESLGDLIRFMADEEFGRLRFVTKYHHVDPLLDIKHNGHTRIRFSINSDYVIKQFEPATSRFEERIEAAGKIARAGYPLGFIIAPIIWYDGWEAGYGELLRRLGETLPQHATKDLTFELIQHRFTKTSKAVIEKRYPKTKLEMDIEKRKKKWGRWGQNKYVYPDEQQNALREFITERIFEHFPLSRIEYFT from the coding sequence ATGTCTACGCTTGAGCGTACTCCTGTCCAAACCAGAGGAACCAAGCCATTCATGCCTGATCTGGTGTTTTTTGAGCCAGACGCACTAAATTATCCCAAAGGCCAGCGTATTATGGATTGGGTCAAAGCTAAGGATATTCCGTATCGTATGACGACCTCTCACAACCGAATTACCAATTTACCAGGTGAAACTGAAGTTGAAAAGTACCGAATGGCAAAAAAGACACTGGTTGTCGGAATCCGTAAAACATTAACTTTTGACCAATCCAAACCCTCTGCCGAATATGCCATCCCTATTTCGACCGGCTGCATGGGGCACTGTCACTACTGTTATTTACAAACAACCTTGGGAGCGAAACCTTATATTCGCATCTATGTCAACACTGACGATATCATATCAGCAGCTAAAGGCTATATCGAGGAGCGAGTGCCTGAAATTACTCGTTTTGAAGCAGCTTGTACCTCTGATCCGGTTGGTTTGGAGCATATCACCGAATCGCTTGGAGACTTGATTCGTTTCATGGCAGATGAGGAATTTGGCCGACTTCGTTTTGTTACTAAATATCATCATGTGGATCCATTGCTGGATATTAAACATAATGGTCATACTCGCATCCGCTTTAGCATTAATTCCGATTATGTTATTAAACAGTTTGAACCTGCAACTTCGCGCTTCGAGGAACGTATTGAAGCAGCGGGCAAAATCGCACGGGCCGGTTATCCGCTGGGATTCATCATTGCACCCATCATTTGGTATGACGGCTGGGAAGCAGGTTACGGAGAGCTGCTGCGTAGATTGGGAGAAACCTTGCCCCAGCATGCTACAAAGGATCTGACATTCGAACTAATTCAGCATCGCTTTACCAAAACATCCAAAGCGGTTATCGAGAAGCGTTACCCGAAAACCAAACTGGAAATGGACATAGAGAAACGTAAGAAAAAATGGGGCCGCTGGGGACAGAATAAATATGTTTATCCTGATGAACAGCAAAATGCACTGCGGGAATTTATTACTGAACGCATTTTTGAACATTTTCCTTTAAGTCGTATTGAATATTTCACATAA
- a CDS encoding Fur family transcriptional regulator: MLTKDEIIATMSAQGLRITDQRKTLATLFSENEGYLSPKDVYEYMGKKYSGLSFDTVYRNLRVMQELGVLEQVSFEDGMKFKVSCNEHHHHHHMICLSCQKTLPISFCPMQMTDPTDQFQIVEHKFEIFGYCKDCQQKNGHTESNSDGGFRQTSSHTHSHGGY; the protein is encoded by the coding sequence ATGCTGACAAAGGATGAGATTATCGCAACGATGTCCGCTCAAGGGCTGCGTATTACAGATCAGCGCAAGACGTTGGCCACGTTATTTTCCGAGAATGAAGGGTATCTGTCCCCCAAAGACGTTTATGAATATATGGGTAAGAAGTACAGCGGACTTAGCTTTGATACAGTTTATCGCAATCTGCGTGTAATGCAGGAATTGGGTGTACTGGAGCAGGTATCTTTTGAGGATGGAATGAAGTTCAAGGTGAGCTGTAATGAACATCACCACCACCACCATATGATTTGCTTGAGTTGTCAGAAAACATTGCCGATTTCTTTTTGTCCAATGCAAATGACAGATCCGACAGATCAATTCCAAATCGTCGAGCATAAGTTTGAAATTTTTGGTTATTGCAAAGACTGCCAGCAGAAGAATGGGCATACTGAAAGTAATTCGGATGGGGGTTTCAGACAGACGAGCAGTCACACTCACAGCCACGGAGGCTACTGA
- the metG gene encoding methionine--tRNA ligase: MSSENTFYITTPIYYPSDKLHIGHAYTTVAGDAMARYKRLRGYEVRYLTGTDEHGQKIEQKASAAGKTPQRFVDDIVAGIQDLWRKLDISNDDFIRTTEERHKAVVQEIFDRLLKQGDIYKGEYEGWYSIPDETYYTETQLVDVVKDAEGNVTGGKSPDSGHPVELVKEESYFFRMSKYADRLLQFYEENPQFIQPESRKKEMINNFIKPGLEDLAVSRTTFDWGVKVKGDPKHVVYVWIDALSNYITALGYGSSNTELYDKFWPANVHIVGKEIVRFHTIYWPIMLMALDLPLPKKVFAHGWLLMKDGKMSKSKGNVVDPVTLIDRYGLDQLRYYLLREVPFGADGTFTPESFVDRVNSDLANDLGNLLNRTVAMVDKYFDGKVPAYEANVTSFDAALVDMATSTYSKVEEAMENMEFSVALTAISQFISRSNKYIDETQPWNLAKDEEKRSELASVMVHLVESLRIASILLQPFLTRAPHQIWEQLGIRQGELTTWDSGKQFGRIPEGTQLVKGNPIFPRLDSEQEVAFIVEAMTGGKKPEEAATQAQPLNASKASQEAPEAKEEIGIEDFAKVELRVAQVVACEPVKKADKLLKLQLDLGYEQRQVVSGIAKFYTPEDMIGRKVICVTNLKPVKLRGELSQGMILAASHGDQLTLATVPEGMPNGAIVK; the protein is encoded by the coding sequence ATGTCTAGTGAGAACACATTTTACATTACAACACCGATCTATTATCCCAGTGACAAGCTACATATAGGTCATGCCTACACGACGGTAGCGGGTGATGCGATGGCTCGCTATAAGAGGCTACGGGGCTATGAGGTTCGTTATTTGACAGGAACGGATGAGCATGGTCAGAAGATTGAGCAAAAGGCAAGTGCAGCTGGGAAAACGCCGCAACGTTTCGTAGATGACATTGTGGCAGGTATCCAAGACCTGTGGCGGAAGCTTGACATTTCCAATGACGATTTTATCCGTACTACGGAGGAACGTCATAAGGCTGTCGTACAGGAAATCTTTGATCGTTTATTAAAACAAGGCGATATTTACAAGGGAGAATATGAAGGTTGGTACAGCATTCCTGACGAGACTTACTACACAGAAACTCAACTCGTTGACGTAGTGAAGGACGCTGAAGGCAATGTCACTGGAGGTAAGAGCCCAGATAGTGGACACCCTGTAGAACTAGTCAAGGAAGAGAGCTACTTTTTCCGCATGAGCAAGTATGCTGATCGGTTGCTGCAATTTTATGAAGAGAACCCGCAGTTTATCCAACCGGAATCCCGGAAAAAAGAAATGATTAACAACTTCATCAAGCCGGGGCTAGAGGATCTGGCTGTTTCCCGTACAACGTTTGATTGGGGAGTTAAGGTTAAGGGGGACCCGAAGCATGTCGTATACGTGTGGATTGACGCACTTTCCAACTACATCACAGCCTTGGGGTATGGCTCTTCTAATACTGAGCTGTACGATAAATTTTGGCCAGCAAATGTGCATATCGTAGGTAAAGAGATTGTACGGTTCCACACGATATATTGGCCAATCATGCTGATGGCACTGGATCTTCCGTTGCCTAAAAAAGTATTTGCACATGGTTGGTTACTCATGAAAGATGGTAAAATGTCGAAATCTAAAGGCAATGTGGTAGACCCGGTAACGTTGATTGACCGTTATGGTCTGGATCAACTTCGGTACTACTTGCTGCGCGAGGTGCCATTTGGAGCGGATGGAACATTCACACCTGAAAGTTTTGTAGATCGTGTAAATTCAGATTTGGCCAATGATCTGGGCAACTTGTTGAATCGTACTGTAGCGATGGTAGACAAATATTTTGACGGTAAAGTTCCCGCTTATGAAGCCAATGTTACCTCATTCGACGCAGCTTTGGTAGATATGGCGACATCGACTTATAGTAAAGTTGAAGAAGCTATGGAAAATATGGAATTTTCCGTGGCTTTAACGGCGATTAGCCAATTTATTAGCCGCAGCAACAAGTATATTGACGAGACTCAACCGTGGAATCTGGCTAAGGATGAGGAAAAACGTAGCGAATTGGCATCTGTTATGGTGCATTTGGTAGAAAGCTTGCGTATTGCTTCCATTTTACTTCAGCCTTTCTTGACACGTGCGCCTCACCAAATTTGGGAACAACTCGGTATTCGTCAAGGAGAGCTGACTACATGGGATAGCGGTAAGCAATTTGGGCGTATTCCAGAAGGAACGCAGTTGGTTAAAGGGAATCCGATCTTCCCTCGTCTGGACTCTGAGCAAGAGGTTGCTTTTATTGTAGAAGCAATGACTGGAGGTAAGAAACCGGAGGAAGCTGCGACACAAGCTCAACCGCTGAATGCATCTAAGGCGAGCCAGGAAGCACCAGAGGCGAAAGAAGAGATTGGCATTGAGGATTTTGCCAAGGTAGAGCTGCGCGTTGCTCAGGTTGTCGCCTGTGAGCCTGTGAAGAAGGCTGATAAACTGTTAAAGCTACAGCTCGATCTTGGCTATGAGCAGCGGCAGGTGGTATCGGGAATTGCGAAATTTTATACACCTGAAGATATGATTGGACGCAAGGTGATCTGTGTCACAAATCTTAAGCCAGTAAAACTTCGGGGTGAGCTGTCGCAGGGTATGATTTTGGCAGCATCACATGGGGATCAGCTTACATTGGCCACTGTACCGGAAGGTATGCCGAATGGTGCAATTGTAAAATAA
- a CDS encoding cytochrome c biogenesis CcdA family protein, whose protein sequence is MSDVNAGLAIVAGLVSFFSPCCLPLYPSYLSYITGMSARELAEGRHKAEIRYRTMGHTLAFVLGFSVVFYSLGASVGLLGEWFANYGDTLRIVAGLLIILMGLVSLGFVRPLFLMREHKLRWTWKPAGYAGSFVIGIGFAAGWSPCIGPMLTAIIALAAVEHHMWFKLITGYALGFAIPFFILALLAGSVKLSSRYTSILLQIGGMLLVITGVLLVTDHMTDVTLFLQRITPDWMLVM, encoded by the coding sequence ATGTCAGATGTCAACGCCGGGTTGGCCATCGTTGCCGGACTGGTTTCTTTTTTTTCACCGTGCTGCTTGCCACTATATCCATCATATTTATCGTATATAACAGGAATGTCGGCACGTGAACTGGCTGAAGGACGGCACAAGGCAGAAATTCGCTATCGTACCATGGGGCACACACTTGCTTTTGTATTAGGCTTTTCGGTTGTTTTCTATTCACTGGGGGCAAGTGTCGGGTTACTTGGAGAATGGTTTGCCAATTATGGGGATACGCTAAGAATCGTAGCAGGGCTGCTTATTATACTCATGGGTCTGGTATCTCTTGGTTTCGTCCGTCCATTGTTTCTAATGAGAGAGCATAAGCTGCGCTGGACATGGAAGCCTGCCGGATACGCCGGTTCCTTTGTAATCGGAATTGGGTTCGCGGCAGGCTGGTCCCCCTGTATCGGTCCTATGCTAACAGCTATTATCGCTTTGGCAGCGGTAGAGCATCACATGTGGTTCAAGTTGATTACTGGCTACGCGCTTGGTTTTGCGATTCCGTTTTTTATATTGGCTTTGCTGGCAGGCTCTGTTAAGTTATCGTCCCGTTATACTTCCATACTTCTCCAAATAGGTGGCATGTTACTTGTGATCACCGGCGTTTTGTTGGTAACGGATCATATGACAGATGTAACGCTTTTTTTACAACGGATTACCCCGGATTGGATGCTAGTTATGTGA
- a CDS encoding ABC transporter substrate-binding protein: protein MKKGFIGFLLLLTFMLTLAGCGATDNAANKGQTATSGSKPTEAATGPVTVKHNRGELTLDKPAQRVVVLEWTFTEDLIALGVQPVGNADNANYKVYVTPEAALDSNVVDVGTRNEPNLEAIAALKPDLIISNFDGNEAIYEQLKAIAPTIEYNLNDGNGYDYDKMVEIFNSIAVALGKEDKAKQVLADLDQHYAEAKQKLAAADKSDFHFILTQAFTSQNAASLRMFSDNSVVVGTLAKIGLVNDWKPSKVESYGFSTVGIEALSAVQDSNFIYIVQPDDNVFGSSMKNNSVWNGLKFVKEKRTYPLASTTWTFGGPVSSKGLVDGVVGAITQ from the coding sequence ATGAAAAAGGGATTTATCGGATTCTTATTGTTACTGACTTTTATGCTCACACTGGCAGGTTGTGGAGCAACTGACAATGCAGCGAATAAAGGCCAGACAGCTACGTCGGGTAGCAAACCTACTGAAGCAGCGACCGGTCCTGTGACAGTAAAGCATAACCGTGGTGAGCTCACGCTTGACAAGCCCGCTCAGCGTGTCGTAGTACTGGAATGGACATTCACGGAGGATTTGATTGCATTGGGCGTGCAGCCGGTTGGTAATGCGGACAATGCCAACTATAAGGTGTATGTGACTCCAGAGGCAGCTCTGGACAGTAACGTGGTCGATGTCGGTACACGCAACGAGCCTAATTTGGAGGCGATTGCTGCATTAAAGCCGGATCTCATCATCTCCAACTTTGATGGGAATGAAGCAATCTATGAGCAACTCAAGGCTATCGCACCGACGATTGAATATAATCTGAACGATGGTAACGGCTACGACTATGATAAGATGGTAGAGATTTTTAATAGTATCGCAGTCGCTCTTGGAAAAGAGGATAAAGCTAAGCAGGTGCTTGCCGATCTGGATCAGCATTATGCCGAAGCCAAACAAAAGCTCGCCGCTGCAGACAAGTCGGATTTTCATTTTATACTGACACAGGCTTTCACTTCCCAAAATGCAGCCAGCCTGCGTATGTTTTCAGATAATTCAGTCGTCGTGGGAACATTGGCGAAGATCGGTTTGGTCAACGATTGGAAACCGAGCAAGGTTGAATCATATGGCTTTTCAACTGTAGGCATTGAAGCTCTGTCAGCTGTTCAGGACAGTAACTTTATCTATATTGTGCAGCCGGACGATAATGTTTTCGGCTCATCTATGAAAAATAATTCTGTTTGGAACGGTTTGAAATTCGTCAAAGAAAAACGTACTTATCCGTTGGCCAGTACAACATGGACGTTTGGCGGCCCGGTCTCGTCAAAGGGACTGGTTGATGGAGTTGTAGGGGCAATCACGCAATAA
- the mntR gene encoding transcriptional regulator MntR — translation MPTPSMEDYLERIYQLIDEKGYARVSDIAEGLEVHPSSVTKMIQKLDKDDYLVYEKYRGLILTPKGKKVGKRLVDRHQLLEQFLDMIGVDKDLIYKDVEGIEHHLSWDSITRIETLVEYFRRDEDRLRQLHDIHKELSGDS, via the coding sequence GTGCCAACGCCAAGCATGGAAGATTATTTGGAGCGCATTTACCAACTGATCGATGAGAAGGGATATGCTCGTGTCTCGGATATCGCAGAAGGTTTGGAAGTGCATCCTTCGTCCGTCACCAAGATGATTCAGAAGTTGGATAAGGACGATTATCTTGTATATGAGAAGTATCGGGGACTGATTTTGACACCAAAAGGGAAAAAGGTTGGCAAACGGTTGGTTGACCGCCACCAGCTACTAGAGCAATTTCTGGATATGATTGGGGTTGACAAGGACCTGATATATAAAGATGTGGAAGGTATTGAACACCATTTGAGCTGGGATTCCATCACCCGTATCGAGACATTGGTTGAATATTTCCGCCGGGATGAAGATCGCTTGCGCCAGCTTCATGACATACACAAGGAATTAAGTGGAGATTCCTAA
- a CDS encoding YqhR family membrane protein, producing MSETYSIPKIGHDQEQSRESQDQRNHNDNSSRGRQQSGKVHTPLIPFALELGFFAGLLWGLLRWLFYTLHFTVVAPGFLAEPFFKHSFMNTMAGHLVGLLFFIALSVVASLVYTLILRRFNGPIPGIIYGLIWWVVLFVLTGPKLGMMNPPYRLTWNSIYTEVCVFLLWGLFIGYTVAVEYTDERMREPEKAGGRT from the coding sequence ATGAGTGAAACTTACTCTATACCGAAAATAGGTCATGACCAGGAACAGTCTCGCGAATCTCAAGATCAACGTAATCATAATGACAACAGTAGCAGAGGCAGACAACAGTCAGGCAAAGTACATACACCGCTCATTCCCTTTGCACTTGAGCTGGGTTTTTTTGCGGGTTTGCTCTGGGGATTGCTGCGCTGGCTATTTTATACGCTGCACTTTACAGTAGTGGCGCCTGGCTTTCTGGCAGAGCCGTTTTTTAAGCATTCGTTCATGAACACCATGGCAGGGCATTTGGTAGGGCTGCTGTTTTTTATTGCATTGTCCGTTGTAGCGTCCTTGGTGTACACTCTGATTTTGCGCAGGTTTAATGGCCCTATACCCGGCATTATATACGGTCTGATCTGGTGGGTTGTTTTATTTGTGTTAACAGGTCCTAAGTTAGGGATGATGAACCCTCCTTATCGGTTAACATGGAATTCCATATATACGGAAGTTTGTGTATTTCTACTGTGGGGACTATTTATCGGATATACCGTTGCTGTCGAGTATACGGATGAAAGAATGCGCGAGCCTGAGAAGGCCGGGGGCAGAACGTAA
- the yidD gene encoding membrane protein insertion efficiency factor YidD — protein sequence MKITTRRVVQAPIQFYRAYISPLKPATCRFYPTCSAYALEAVEVHGALKGSWLAAKRIAKCHPFHPGGVDLVPPAKKGVDKSDKDRLATHTEKGLT from the coding sequence ATGAAAATCACCACACGTAGAGTGGTACAGGCTCCGATTCAGTTTTATCGTGCTTACATTTCACCATTAAAACCTGCTACCTGCAGGTTCTATCCGACGTGTTCGGCGTACGCGCTGGAGGCGGTAGAAGTGCATGGTGCACTCAAAGGCTCATGGCTGGCTGCAAAGCGTATAGCTAAATGCCATCCATTTCATCCCGGCGGCGTAGATTTGGTCCCTCCTGCAAAAAAGGGGGTAGATAAGTCTGACAAAGATCGTTTGGCTACCCATACCGAGAAGGGTCTGACTTGA
- a CDS encoding family 10 glycosylhydrolase, giving the protein MNRKKIGLMVSGLLLAVQTAIVPGVQAAPTGEIEIILDGQSLQSDASPYIVQGANVTMVPLRVISEGLGAQVNWSASSGTVTITAQNKNISMDNGAQSATVNGKSVRLDASARMSSGRVMVPLRFVGEELGLKVDWQASERVITLSSGKEGASTSGNTSAVGSSSSSSDTSASGNQESVSTDQGVKDDGQDVANSSSTSTNEDSSGSSQGNVAQVKATTSMRGAWISTINGDWPSSAARSSSEKQKQEFTKMLDDLQGMGINAVFVQVRASGDALYRSDLVPWSKYLTNTQGKNPGYDPLKFMISESHKRGMEFHAWFNPFRANSTGTTSGLAANHVANQHPDWIVKNGSQLYINPGIPAARQHVIAAIMEVVNGYDIDGVHLDDYFYPYSGTFDDDATFKAYNANKISNKGDWRRDNVNSFVRDLGKSIHASKSKVQFGISPFGVWRNKSQDITGSDTKAGVTAYDTTFADVRTWINKEWIDYVAPQIYWSIGFPAAGYDKLVAWWSNEVKNSDVKLYIGHSPYKIGTPEKGWQSAQELIKQLELNENYKQVKGDIYFSAQHLRKNPYGLIQLLQNYYKL; this is encoded by the coding sequence ATGAATCGGAAGAAAATAGGGCTCATGGTTTCGGGTCTACTCTTAGCAGTACAGACTGCCATCGTGCCTGGAGTTCAAGCGGCACCAACTGGTGAGATTGAGATTATATTGGACGGACAGTCCCTGCAAAGTGATGCATCACCGTACATTGTACAGGGAGCGAATGTCACGATGGTTCCTTTGCGAGTGATTAGTGAGGGATTAGGCGCTCAGGTTAACTGGTCGGCATCGTCTGGTACGGTAACGATTACAGCACAGAACAAAAATATATCTATGGATAATGGTGCACAAAGCGCTACTGTGAATGGTAAGTCGGTTCGCTTGGACGCATCTGCGCGTATGTCAAGTGGGAGAGTCATGGTACCGTTGCGTTTTGTTGGGGAAGAGTTGGGCTTAAAGGTAGACTGGCAAGCCTCAGAACGGGTCATTACGTTAAGCAGTGGTAAAGAAGGTGCCTCTACTAGTGGGAACACTTCTGCTGTGGGAAGCAGTAGCTCATCATCAGATACATCAGCATCTGGCAATCAGGAAAGTGTAAGCACGGATCAGGGAGTTAAAGATGATGGACAGGACGTAGCCAACTCATCTTCCACATCTACTAATGAGGACAGCTCAGGTTCCTCCCAGGGAAATGTGGCTCAGGTAAAGGCTACAACCTCTATGCGAGGAGCATGGATTTCCACCATTAATGGAGATTGGCCTTCTTCGGCTGCCCGAAGCAGCTCCGAGAAGCAAAAGCAAGAGTTTACAAAAATGCTCGATGATCTGCAGGGCATGGGAATTAATGCAGTATTCGTTCAGGTTCGTGCCAGCGGTGATGCGCTCTATCGGTCTGATCTTGTGCCATGGAGCAAGTATTTAACAAATACCCAGGGTAAAAATCCAGGCTATGATCCGTTGAAATTTATGATTAGCGAATCACACAAGCGGGGGATGGAATTTCATGCCTGGTTTAATCCGTTCCGTGCGAATTCTACAGGAACAACTAGCGGTTTGGCAGCAAACCATGTAGCTAATCAGCACCCGGATTGGATTGTTAAGAATGGTAGCCAGTTGTACATCAATCCTGGAATTCCTGCTGCACGTCAGCATGTCATTGCTGCGATTATGGAAGTCGTAAACGGATACGATATTGACGGTGTCCATTTGGACGATTATTTTTATCCTTACAGCGGGACTTTTGATGATGATGCGACCTTCAAAGCATATAACGCCAACAAAATCTCTAACAAAGGTGACTGGCGGAGAGATAATGTGAATAGTTTTGTTCGCGATTTGGGCAAAAGCATTCATGCCAGCAAGTCGAAAGTTCAATTCGGGATTAGTCCTTTTGGGGTGTGGCGCAACAAGTCTCAGGATATAACGGGTTCAGACACCAAGGCAGGCGTTACTGCATATGACACGACATTTGCGGATGTAAGAACCTGGATTAACAAAGAATGGATTGATTATGTAGCTCCACAAATTTACTGGAGTATCGGTTTCCCAGCGGCTGGATATGACAAGCTTGTCGCATGGTGGTCCAATGAGGTCAAAAATTCAGATGTTAAGCTGTATATCGGTCATTCACCTTATAAAATCGGCACCCCTGAAAAAGGGTGGCAATCAGCTCAAGAGTTAATTAAGCAGCTTGAACTGAACGAGAATTATAAACAGGTTAAAGGGGATATTTATTTTAGTGCACAGCATTTGCGCAAAAATCCATACGGACTCATTCAACTTCTTCAAAATTATTATAAATTATGA